In Musa acuminata AAA Group cultivar baxijiao chromosome BXJ3-9, Cavendish_Baxijiao_AAA, whole genome shotgun sequence, a single genomic region encodes these proteins:
- the LOC135581291 gene encoding uncharacterized protein LOC135581291 isoform X2 has protein sequence MIDFNSRSLSEYLCEISAGAGCGYLKGQRNDFGVEYGSDCSSSFRKEESSSGQGSYNTSVKPRERPMDKEIPREAEIRWSSPSVIAKLMGLDEQPPVQVAHKRKKTINGYFQDIPSTGLQEKYLTREECLPRMSMAEHQEFKDVYEVIQRPKVERDRTKTDSSALPSLKQRKLNASKQWKSDVSFLGQNLLDAVHLPSDESLRISEKFTSELGNQDCTEHNFLNVFQEPDFLFRKYFHDSKRLAPSHLTSKKTIFKSSNGAKTESGEVYRSLKKKTDRFVHMQNGVFSSFRIPIAGKASRFLKVQNDSLSHKLARFASNNYQCIHPNHIVPLKHNIDKSRVSVHLRTPENLKFSHIRPSAQTGFREANIGRRDWLNFSHNSEAFHCKNKGSRELDREITELRESVSSSKMSIPVVEYNRFSREDSSCNISDMKSFCSPEGSSNHFNNWNSICFALAPSTEFIRSEARKNFSGNWKMAGNSKETVDCGKCSSVLAEMLALSDVVGQNSVSSSSKVHNVSVEKSTRPDMRASGGSPLSISNSDSWEDGFLTNLPNPASVPASSTTYGSQNLSSMNRFCDEHFCTPNDVLKLRPKKSDQRGSSSLVGFKSSNNQLYSNLSGKENNLSSQEIHLNQDRTRKGVLAKTAGEGNFKPLSIPNYMDVDMMMINNEELPQLSMASKAVKDPKVSNSNLLKETSFSHLQVDREQLTSVRITKALQPCAVSELELPLRVNGSGCSESLTGDLELHSKTLTSKLGDQCAEASEVLTSSNDDDREVCEFFQQAGHLEEEFMDEEEREYTYLLDILIFSGVHSAKQDSLRYACYLPEYPVNPNLFEKLEKKYGKLVAWSRSERKLMFDLSNSIVAEILAPCMDLHPWVNSTGRIGPMWGSEGLVEKTWQMLVKKRIELGAGNAEKKVLDTKWFNLGGNIDEIGREIERTLKEELLEELVEEFIIG, from the exons ATGATTGATTTCAATAGCAGGAGTTTGTCAGAGTACTTATGCGAAATCTCTGCAGGTGCAG GATGCGGTTATCTAAAGGGCCAAAGGAATGATTTTGGCGTAGAATATGGTTCTGATTGCAGCAGTAGCTTTCGAAAAGAAGAAAGTTCT TCAGGCCAAGGCTCATATAATACCAGTGTAAAACCAAGAGAGAGACCCATGGATAAAGAGATACCAAGAGAAGCAGAAATAAGGTGGTCGTCGCCTAGTGTAATTGCAAAATTAATGGGTCTTGACGAACAGCCACCTGTACAAGTAGCCCATAAACGAAAGAAGACAATAAATGGTTATTTTCAAGATATACCATCTACAGGCTTGCAAGAGAAGTACCTAACCAGGGAGGAATGTTTGCCTCGGATGAGCATGGCTGAGCACCAAGAATTTAAGGATGTCTATGAAGTCATTCAAAGACCGAAAGTTGAGAGGGACAGGACAAAAACAGATAGCAGTGCATTGCCAAGTTTAAAACAACGCAAGCTTAATGCAAGCAAACAATGGAAAAGTGATGTAAGCTTTCTTGGCCAAAATTTATTGGATGCAGTGCATCTTCCAAGTGACGAATCACTTCGAATTTCTGAAAAATTTACCAGTGAGTTGGGGAACCAAGACTGCACTGAGCATAATTTTCTAAATGTCTTCCAGGAACCCGATTTCTTGTTCAGAAAGTATTTCCATGATTCAAAGCGGCTTGCACCCTCTCATTTAACAAGCAagaaaacaattttcaaatcatcaaatggtGCTAAGACAGAAAGTGGTGAAGTATATCGTTCATTGAAGAAGAAGACGGACAGGTTTGTTCATATGCAAAATGGTGTCTTTAGCTCTTTTCGGATACCCATTGCTGGTAAGGCTAGTCGATTTCTCAAGGTTCAGAATGATTCTCTTTCACATAAGTTAGCACGGTTTGCCAGCAACAATTACCAGTGCATCCATCCTAATCATATTGTTCCTTTGAAGCATAACATTGATAAATCCCGTGTAAGTGTTCATTTAAGAACCCCTGAGAATTTGAAGTTTTCTCACATAAGACCATCCGCTCAAACTGGGTTTCGAGAGGCCAACATTGGAAGAAGGGATTGGCTGAACTTTTCCCATAACTCGGAAGCTTTTCATTGCAAGAATAAAGGTTCCAGAGAACTAGATAGAGAGATTACAGAACTGAGAGAGTCTGTAAGCAGCAGTAAGATGAGCATACCAGTTGTGGAGTATAACAGATTCTCCAGGGAAGACAGCTCTTGCAATATCTCTGACATGAAGAGTTTCTGCAGCCCTGAAGGATCATCCAACCATTTTAATAACTGGAATAGCATATGTTTTGCCTTAGCTCCTTCAACTGAATTTATAAGAAGTGAAGCTAGAAAAAACTTCTCTGGGAACTGGAAGATGGCTGGTAACTCTAAGGAGACAGTAGACTGTGGTAAATGCTCAAGTGTTTTGGCTGAAATGCTTGCTTTATCTGATGTGGTAGGACAAAATTCAGTGTCCAGTTCATCGAAGGTTCATAATGTTTCAGTTGAGAAATCAACTAGACCTGATATGCGAGCATCAGGGGGTTCTCCTTTGAGTATTAGCAATAGTGACAGTTGGGAAGATGGATTCTTAACAAATCTACCAAACCCTGCATCTGTTCCCGCTTCATCAACAACTTATGGAAGTCAAAATCTAAGTAGCATGAATCGATTTTGTGATGAACATTTTTGTACACCTAATGATGTGCTGAAATTGAGACCTAAAAAATCCGATCAGAGAGGAAGTTCTTCACTCGTAGGTTTTAAAAGCAGTAATAACCAGCTTTACTCTAATTTGAGCGGGAAGGAAAACAACCTGTCTTCACAGGAAATTCACTTGAACCAAGACAGGACAAGGAAAGGTGTGCTTGCAAAAACGGCTGGTGAAGGAAATTTTAAACCTCTTTCTATTCCCAATTATATGGATGTGGATATGATGATGATAAATAATGAGGAGCTACCTCAGTTGTCAATGGCCAGTAAAGCTGTAAAGGATCCTAAAGTGTCCAACAGTAATCTGCTGAAG GAAACATCATTCAGTCATCTTCAGGTAGATCGTGAACAGCTCACTTCTGTAAGAATTACAAAGGCTTTGCAACCATGTGCTGTTTCTGAACTCGAGCTTCCATTGAGAGTAAATGGTTCAGGATGTTCTGAAAGCCTAACTGGAGATCTTG AGCTCCATTCAAAAACTTTAACCTCCAAGCTAGGAGATCAATGTGCTGAGGCATCAGAAGTTCTTACTTCAAGTAATGACGATGACAGAGAAGTGTGTGAATTCTTTCAACAGGCTGGTCATCTAGAAGAGGAATTTATGGATGAAGAGGAGAGGGAGTACACCTACCTACTCGACATACTTATCTTTTCTGGTGTTCACAGTGCCAAGCAAGACAGTCTTCGTTATGCATGTTACTTACCAGAATATCCAGTGAACCCAAACTTATTTGAAAAGCTCGAAAAGAAGTACGGTAAGCTGGTTGCATGGTCACGGTCGGAAAGGAAGTTGATGTTTGATCTGTCAAACTCAATCGTGGCTGAGATCCTTGCTCCATGTATGGATCTGCATCCATGGGTTAATTCTACGGGAAGGATCGGACCCATGTGGGGTTCTGAGGGGCTTGTTGAGAAAACTTGGCAGATGTTGGTGAAAAAACGTATCGAGCTTGGTGCAGGTAACGCAGAAAAGAAAGTTCTGGATACAAAATGGTTTAATTTAGGAGGCAACATCGATGAGATAGGAAGGGAGATTGAGAGGACGCTGAAGGAGGAACTCTTGGAAGAACTTGTTGAAGAGTTCATCATAGGTTAG
- the LOC135581291 gene encoding uncharacterized protein LOC135581291 isoform X1, giving the protein MEVDWFRTQQGSGVRRGRRRKRAYRVGGGMLRTPGCGYLKGQRNDFGVEYGSDCSSSFRKEESSSGQGSYNTSVKPRERPMDKEIPREAEIRWSSPSVIAKLMGLDEQPPVQVAHKRKKTINGYFQDIPSTGLQEKYLTREECLPRMSMAEHQEFKDVYEVIQRPKVERDRTKTDSSALPSLKQRKLNASKQWKSDVSFLGQNLLDAVHLPSDESLRISEKFTSELGNQDCTEHNFLNVFQEPDFLFRKYFHDSKRLAPSHLTSKKTIFKSSNGAKTESGEVYRSLKKKTDRFVHMQNGVFSSFRIPIAGKASRFLKVQNDSLSHKLARFASNNYQCIHPNHIVPLKHNIDKSRVSVHLRTPENLKFSHIRPSAQTGFREANIGRRDWLNFSHNSEAFHCKNKGSRELDREITELRESVSSSKMSIPVVEYNRFSREDSSCNISDMKSFCSPEGSSNHFNNWNSICFALAPSTEFIRSEARKNFSGNWKMAGNSKETVDCGKCSSVLAEMLALSDVVGQNSVSSSSKVHNVSVEKSTRPDMRASGGSPLSISNSDSWEDGFLTNLPNPASVPASSTTYGSQNLSSMNRFCDEHFCTPNDVLKLRPKKSDQRGSSSLVGFKSSNNQLYSNLSGKENNLSSQEIHLNQDRTRKGVLAKTAGEGNFKPLSIPNYMDVDMMMINNEELPQLSMASKAVKDPKVSNSNLLKETSFSHLQVDREQLTSVRITKALQPCAVSELELPLRVNGSGCSESLTGDLELHSKTLTSKLGDQCAEASEVLTSSNDDDREVCEFFQQAGHLEEEFMDEEEREYTYLLDILIFSGVHSAKQDSLRYACYLPEYPVNPNLFEKLEKKYGKLVAWSRSERKLMFDLSNSIVAEILAPCMDLHPWVNSTGRIGPMWGSEGLVEKTWQMLVKKRIELGAGNAEKKVLDTKWFNLGGNIDEIGREIERTLKEELLEELVEEFIIG; this is encoded by the exons ATGGAGGTGGATTGGTTTCGGACGCAACAGGGTTCAGGAGTCCGGCGAGGCCGGCGGAGGAAGAGGGCGTATCGGGTCGGCGGTGGCATGTTGCGGACACCCG GATGCGGTTATCTAAAGGGCCAAAGGAATGATTTTGGCGTAGAATATGGTTCTGATTGCAGCAGTAGCTTTCGAAAAGAAGAAAGTTCT TCAGGCCAAGGCTCATATAATACCAGTGTAAAACCAAGAGAGAGACCCATGGATAAAGAGATACCAAGAGAAGCAGAAATAAGGTGGTCGTCGCCTAGTGTAATTGCAAAATTAATGGGTCTTGACGAACAGCCACCTGTACAAGTAGCCCATAAACGAAAGAAGACAATAAATGGTTATTTTCAAGATATACCATCTACAGGCTTGCAAGAGAAGTACCTAACCAGGGAGGAATGTTTGCCTCGGATGAGCATGGCTGAGCACCAAGAATTTAAGGATGTCTATGAAGTCATTCAAAGACCGAAAGTTGAGAGGGACAGGACAAAAACAGATAGCAGTGCATTGCCAAGTTTAAAACAACGCAAGCTTAATGCAAGCAAACAATGGAAAAGTGATGTAAGCTTTCTTGGCCAAAATTTATTGGATGCAGTGCATCTTCCAAGTGACGAATCACTTCGAATTTCTGAAAAATTTACCAGTGAGTTGGGGAACCAAGACTGCACTGAGCATAATTTTCTAAATGTCTTCCAGGAACCCGATTTCTTGTTCAGAAAGTATTTCCATGATTCAAAGCGGCTTGCACCCTCTCATTTAACAAGCAagaaaacaattttcaaatcatcaaatggtGCTAAGACAGAAAGTGGTGAAGTATATCGTTCATTGAAGAAGAAGACGGACAGGTTTGTTCATATGCAAAATGGTGTCTTTAGCTCTTTTCGGATACCCATTGCTGGTAAGGCTAGTCGATTTCTCAAGGTTCAGAATGATTCTCTTTCACATAAGTTAGCACGGTTTGCCAGCAACAATTACCAGTGCATCCATCCTAATCATATTGTTCCTTTGAAGCATAACATTGATAAATCCCGTGTAAGTGTTCATTTAAGAACCCCTGAGAATTTGAAGTTTTCTCACATAAGACCATCCGCTCAAACTGGGTTTCGAGAGGCCAACATTGGAAGAAGGGATTGGCTGAACTTTTCCCATAACTCGGAAGCTTTTCATTGCAAGAATAAAGGTTCCAGAGAACTAGATAGAGAGATTACAGAACTGAGAGAGTCTGTAAGCAGCAGTAAGATGAGCATACCAGTTGTGGAGTATAACAGATTCTCCAGGGAAGACAGCTCTTGCAATATCTCTGACATGAAGAGTTTCTGCAGCCCTGAAGGATCATCCAACCATTTTAATAACTGGAATAGCATATGTTTTGCCTTAGCTCCTTCAACTGAATTTATAAGAAGTGAAGCTAGAAAAAACTTCTCTGGGAACTGGAAGATGGCTGGTAACTCTAAGGAGACAGTAGACTGTGGTAAATGCTCAAGTGTTTTGGCTGAAATGCTTGCTTTATCTGATGTGGTAGGACAAAATTCAGTGTCCAGTTCATCGAAGGTTCATAATGTTTCAGTTGAGAAATCAACTAGACCTGATATGCGAGCATCAGGGGGTTCTCCTTTGAGTATTAGCAATAGTGACAGTTGGGAAGATGGATTCTTAACAAATCTACCAAACCCTGCATCTGTTCCCGCTTCATCAACAACTTATGGAAGTCAAAATCTAAGTAGCATGAATCGATTTTGTGATGAACATTTTTGTACACCTAATGATGTGCTGAAATTGAGACCTAAAAAATCCGATCAGAGAGGAAGTTCTTCACTCGTAGGTTTTAAAAGCAGTAATAACCAGCTTTACTCTAATTTGAGCGGGAAGGAAAACAACCTGTCTTCACAGGAAATTCACTTGAACCAAGACAGGACAAGGAAAGGTGTGCTTGCAAAAACGGCTGGTGAAGGAAATTTTAAACCTCTTTCTATTCCCAATTATATGGATGTGGATATGATGATGATAAATAATGAGGAGCTACCTCAGTTGTCAATGGCCAGTAAAGCTGTAAAGGATCCTAAAGTGTCCAACAGTAATCTGCTGAAG GAAACATCATTCAGTCATCTTCAGGTAGATCGTGAACAGCTCACTTCTGTAAGAATTACAAAGGCTTTGCAACCATGTGCTGTTTCTGAACTCGAGCTTCCATTGAGAGTAAATGGTTCAGGATGTTCTGAAAGCCTAACTGGAGATCTTG AGCTCCATTCAAAAACTTTAACCTCCAAGCTAGGAGATCAATGTGCTGAGGCATCAGAAGTTCTTACTTCAAGTAATGACGATGACAGAGAAGTGTGTGAATTCTTTCAACAGGCTGGTCATCTAGAAGAGGAATTTATGGATGAAGAGGAGAGGGAGTACACCTACCTACTCGACATACTTATCTTTTCTGGTGTTCACAGTGCCAAGCAAGACAGTCTTCGTTATGCATGTTACTTACCAGAATATCCAGTGAACCCAAACTTATTTGAAAAGCTCGAAAAGAAGTACGGTAAGCTGGTTGCATGGTCACGGTCGGAAAGGAAGTTGATGTTTGATCTGTCAAACTCAATCGTGGCTGAGATCCTTGCTCCATGTATGGATCTGCATCCATGGGTTAATTCTACGGGAAGGATCGGACCCATGTGGGGTTCTGAGGGGCTTGTTGAGAAAACTTGGCAGATGTTGGTGAAAAAACGTATCGAGCTTGGTGCAGGTAACGCAGAAAAGAAAGTTCTGGATACAAAATGGTTTAATTTAGGAGGCAACATCGATGAGATAGGAAGGGAGATTGAGAGGACGCTGAAGGAGGAACTCTTGGAAGAACTTGTTGAAGAGTTCATCATAGGTTAG
- the LOC135581291 gene encoding uncharacterized protein LOC135581291 isoform X3, whose product MIDFNSRSLSEYLCEISAGCGYLKGQRNDFGVEYGSDCSSSFRKEESSSGQGSYNTSVKPRERPMDKEIPREAEIRWSSPSVIAKLMGLDEQPPVQVAHKRKKTINGYFQDIPSTGLQEKYLTREECLPRMSMAEHQEFKDVYEVIQRPKVERDRTKTDSSALPSLKQRKLNASKQWKSDVSFLGQNLLDAVHLPSDESLRISEKFTSELGNQDCTEHNFLNVFQEPDFLFRKYFHDSKRLAPSHLTSKKTIFKSSNGAKTESGEVYRSLKKKTDRFVHMQNGVFSSFRIPIAGKASRFLKVQNDSLSHKLARFASNNYQCIHPNHIVPLKHNIDKSRVSVHLRTPENLKFSHIRPSAQTGFREANIGRRDWLNFSHNSEAFHCKNKGSRELDREITELRESVSSSKMSIPVVEYNRFSREDSSCNISDMKSFCSPEGSSNHFNNWNSICFALAPSTEFIRSEARKNFSGNWKMAGNSKETVDCGKCSSVLAEMLALSDVVGQNSVSSSSKVHNVSVEKSTRPDMRASGGSPLSISNSDSWEDGFLTNLPNPASVPASSTTYGSQNLSSMNRFCDEHFCTPNDVLKLRPKKSDQRGSSSLVGFKSSNNQLYSNLSGKENNLSSQEIHLNQDRTRKGVLAKTAGEGNFKPLSIPNYMDVDMMMINNEELPQLSMASKAVKDPKVSNSNLLKETSFSHLQVDREQLTSVRITKALQPCAVSELELPLRVNGSGCSESLTGDLELHSKTLTSKLGDQCAEASEVLTSSNDDDREVCEFFQQAGHLEEEFMDEEEREYTYLLDILIFSGVHSAKQDSLRYACYLPEYPVNPNLFEKLEKKYGKLVAWSRSERKLMFDLSNSIVAEILAPCMDLHPWVNSTGRIGPMWGSEGLVEKTWQMLVKKRIELGAGNAEKKVLDTKWFNLGGNIDEIGREIERTLKEELLEELVEEFIIG is encoded by the exons ATGATTGATTTCAATAGCAGGAGTTTGTCAGAGTACTTATGCGAAATCTCTGCAG GATGCGGTTATCTAAAGGGCCAAAGGAATGATTTTGGCGTAGAATATGGTTCTGATTGCAGCAGTAGCTTTCGAAAAGAAGAAAGTTCT TCAGGCCAAGGCTCATATAATACCAGTGTAAAACCAAGAGAGAGACCCATGGATAAAGAGATACCAAGAGAAGCAGAAATAAGGTGGTCGTCGCCTAGTGTAATTGCAAAATTAATGGGTCTTGACGAACAGCCACCTGTACAAGTAGCCCATAAACGAAAGAAGACAATAAATGGTTATTTTCAAGATATACCATCTACAGGCTTGCAAGAGAAGTACCTAACCAGGGAGGAATGTTTGCCTCGGATGAGCATGGCTGAGCACCAAGAATTTAAGGATGTCTATGAAGTCATTCAAAGACCGAAAGTTGAGAGGGACAGGACAAAAACAGATAGCAGTGCATTGCCAAGTTTAAAACAACGCAAGCTTAATGCAAGCAAACAATGGAAAAGTGATGTAAGCTTTCTTGGCCAAAATTTATTGGATGCAGTGCATCTTCCAAGTGACGAATCACTTCGAATTTCTGAAAAATTTACCAGTGAGTTGGGGAACCAAGACTGCACTGAGCATAATTTTCTAAATGTCTTCCAGGAACCCGATTTCTTGTTCAGAAAGTATTTCCATGATTCAAAGCGGCTTGCACCCTCTCATTTAACAAGCAagaaaacaattttcaaatcatcaaatggtGCTAAGACAGAAAGTGGTGAAGTATATCGTTCATTGAAGAAGAAGACGGACAGGTTTGTTCATATGCAAAATGGTGTCTTTAGCTCTTTTCGGATACCCATTGCTGGTAAGGCTAGTCGATTTCTCAAGGTTCAGAATGATTCTCTTTCACATAAGTTAGCACGGTTTGCCAGCAACAATTACCAGTGCATCCATCCTAATCATATTGTTCCTTTGAAGCATAACATTGATAAATCCCGTGTAAGTGTTCATTTAAGAACCCCTGAGAATTTGAAGTTTTCTCACATAAGACCATCCGCTCAAACTGGGTTTCGAGAGGCCAACATTGGAAGAAGGGATTGGCTGAACTTTTCCCATAACTCGGAAGCTTTTCATTGCAAGAATAAAGGTTCCAGAGAACTAGATAGAGAGATTACAGAACTGAGAGAGTCTGTAAGCAGCAGTAAGATGAGCATACCAGTTGTGGAGTATAACAGATTCTCCAGGGAAGACAGCTCTTGCAATATCTCTGACATGAAGAGTTTCTGCAGCCCTGAAGGATCATCCAACCATTTTAATAACTGGAATAGCATATGTTTTGCCTTAGCTCCTTCAACTGAATTTATAAGAAGTGAAGCTAGAAAAAACTTCTCTGGGAACTGGAAGATGGCTGGTAACTCTAAGGAGACAGTAGACTGTGGTAAATGCTCAAGTGTTTTGGCTGAAATGCTTGCTTTATCTGATGTGGTAGGACAAAATTCAGTGTCCAGTTCATCGAAGGTTCATAATGTTTCAGTTGAGAAATCAACTAGACCTGATATGCGAGCATCAGGGGGTTCTCCTTTGAGTATTAGCAATAGTGACAGTTGGGAAGATGGATTCTTAACAAATCTACCAAACCCTGCATCTGTTCCCGCTTCATCAACAACTTATGGAAGTCAAAATCTAAGTAGCATGAATCGATTTTGTGATGAACATTTTTGTACACCTAATGATGTGCTGAAATTGAGACCTAAAAAATCCGATCAGAGAGGAAGTTCTTCACTCGTAGGTTTTAAAAGCAGTAATAACCAGCTTTACTCTAATTTGAGCGGGAAGGAAAACAACCTGTCTTCACAGGAAATTCACTTGAACCAAGACAGGACAAGGAAAGGTGTGCTTGCAAAAACGGCTGGTGAAGGAAATTTTAAACCTCTTTCTATTCCCAATTATATGGATGTGGATATGATGATGATAAATAATGAGGAGCTACCTCAGTTGTCAATGGCCAGTAAAGCTGTAAAGGATCCTAAAGTGTCCAACAGTAATCTGCTGAAG GAAACATCATTCAGTCATCTTCAGGTAGATCGTGAACAGCTCACTTCTGTAAGAATTACAAAGGCTTTGCAACCATGTGCTGTTTCTGAACTCGAGCTTCCATTGAGAGTAAATGGTTCAGGATGTTCTGAAAGCCTAACTGGAGATCTTG AGCTCCATTCAAAAACTTTAACCTCCAAGCTAGGAGATCAATGTGCTGAGGCATCAGAAGTTCTTACTTCAAGTAATGACGATGACAGAGAAGTGTGTGAATTCTTTCAACAGGCTGGTCATCTAGAAGAGGAATTTATGGATGAAGAGGAGAGGGAGTACACCTACCTACTCGACATACTTATCTTTTCTGGTGTTCACAGTGCCAAGCAAGACAGTCTTCGTTATGCATGTTACTTACCAGAATATCCAGTGAACCCAAACTTATTTGAAAAGCTCGAAAAGAAGTACGGTAAGCTGGTTGCATGGTCACGGTCGGAAAGGAAGTTGATGTTTGATCTGTCAAACTCAATCGTGGCTGAGATCCTTGCTCCATGTATGGATCTGCATCCATGGGTTAATTCTACGGGAAGGATCGGACCCATGTGGGGTTCTGAGGGGCTTGTTGAGAAAACTTGGCAGATGTTGGTGAAAAAACGTATCGAGCTTGGTGCAGGTAACGCAGAAAAGAAAGTTCTGGATACAAAATGGTTTAATTTAGGAGGCAACATCGATGAGATAGGAAGGGAGATTGAGAGGACGCTGAAGGAGGAACTCTTGGAAGAACTTGTTGAAGAGTTCATCATAGGTTAG